A stretch of the Panicum virgatum strain AP13 chromosome 9N, P.virgatum_v5, whole genome shotgun sequence genome encodes the following:
- the LOC120693557 gene encoding protein RIK-like yields the protein MTEDRAHKVTDEPAAVGRQRPERKKRKWDQPAEDLVSAAVTAAAVSGMPLINMGALPGAALPGVTGYGAATLLGGVPVPYSLPPHIAPSVLQNASAALQKLSQAKVPDEVIAREIVINDADPSVRYKLTKRQTQDEIQRCTSTVIITRGKYHPPNGQPDGEKPLYLHISAGSQLKDTAERIKAVDRAASMIEEILKQGTISESTSAPFSSSSGQAVHPFSASIFLGFDADPALNIAARIRGPNDQYINHIIKETGVIVVLRGKDSENLGCCLGEASQQPLHLYLTSMHLKSLEAAKVLAENLLDTIAAEFGASRISSSKVYGAVPPPQQLLAGVDTSVARSDVHSTLGPNVLAGASHSFASTGVIAPTVAPAVTLQSGSPTYSGVPPPNNMTYPIPPVNGGTFYSGYGDIYPQATPLQQVAFTLKHASSSTLTSTVIKTTSSLDVEMDKRSRRKFQELPVSKAPMTETQNSQQGSKFVKTGLDSLGVVSGSSIAPPNKVQPGPNGMLPPDQADMPSHFSLSNNMPPPPPKSMLPPPSKNMPPPPPRSMPPPPPKFPSNESKTFASKEPTAPPRDTISVSPSQLPAMEPKEEKPKCAPVSDTLLKLMDYGDEDEDDDDDIDLTDSIPKGNPTPCSEQKPSWAV from the exons atGACGGAGGACCGGGCCCACAAGGTCACCGacgagcccgccgccgtgggcaGGCAAAGGCCTGAAAG GAAGAAGCGGAAGTGGGATCAGCCCGCGGAGGACTTGGTCTCCGCGGCGGTGACGGCTGCTGCCGTGTCGGGGATGCCCTTGATTAATATGGGTGCTCTTCCTGGCGCTGCGCTGCCCGGCGTCACCGGGTATGGAGCTGCTACATTGCTGGGCGGAGTGCCCGTACCTTATTCGCTGCCGCCGCATATTGCACCGTCGGTGCTCCAGAATGCTTCTGCTGCACTTCAGAAATTGAGCCAG GCAAAAGTACCAGATGAGGTCATAGCACGGGAAATTGTTATAAATGATGCTGATCCATCTGTGCGGTATAAGCTTACAAAACGGCAAACACAAGATGAG ATTCAGAGATGCACAAGCACTGTCATCATTACCag AGGAAAATATCACCCTCCAAATGGACAGCCTGATGGTGAGAAGCCACTCTATCTACACATCTCTGCTGGATCTCAG TTGAAAGATACCGCTGAGCGCATCAAGGCAGTTGACCGTGCGGCTTCAATGATTGAAGAAATATTGAAACAAGGCACAATCTCAGAGTCTACATCGGCCCCTTTCTCTTCTAGCAGTGGACAG GCTGTTCATCCTTTTAGTGCCTCGatatttttgggttttgatGCAGATCCAGCATTGAACATTGCAGCTAGAATTCGTGGGCCAAAT GATCAGTACATAAATCACATCATAAAAGAAACAGGGGTCATCGTTGTACTAAGAGGAAAAGATTCGGAGAATCTTGGCTGTTGTCTCGGTGAAG CTTCACAACAACCTCTACACCTGTACCTCACAAGTATGCATTTAAAGAGCCTAGAAGCTGCAAAAGTTTTGGCAGAGAACCTCCTGGATACAATAGCAGCAGAGTTCGGTGCTTCCAG AATTTCTTCTTCAAAAGTATATGGTGCTGTTCCACCTCCTCAGCAATTGTTAGCTGGTGTCGATACCTCAGTAGCAAGATCGGATGTCCATTCAACTTTAGGGCCTAATGTGTTAGCAGGAGCTTCACATTCCTTTGCATCTACTGGAGTTATAGCTCCCACTGTTGCTCCTGCAGTGACGCTACAATCTGGGTCTCCAACATATTCTGGGGTTCCACCACCCAATAACATGACCTATCCTATTCCACCAGTAAATGGTGGGACATTTTACAGTGGCTATGGAGACATTTATCCCCAAGCAACTCCATTGCAGCAGGTGGCATTCACACTCAAACATGCCTCATCATCTACATTAACAAGCACGGTGATAAAGACGACCTCAAGCTTGGATGTGGAGATGGATAAACGTTCCAGAAGGAAATTCCAGGAACTACCAGTTTCCAAGGCTCCAATGACAGAAACTCAG AACTCACAACAGGGGTCCAAATTTGTTAAGACAGGTTTAGATAGTTTAGGTGTCGTTAGCGGTTCATCAATTGCACCTCCAAATAAAGTTCAGCCTGGACCAAATGGAATGCTTCCACCAGACCAAGCGGATATGCCATCGCATTTCTCTCTATCCAATAATATGCCACCGCCACCCCCAAAGAGCATGCTGCCTCCTCCATCCAAAAACAtgccacctccaccacccagGAGcatgcctccgccgccacccaaATTTCCTTCAAATGAGAGCAAGACTTTCGCTTCAAAGGAGCCGACGGCACCTCCAAGGGATACAATATCAGTCTCGCCATCTCAACTACCGGCAATGGAGCCCAAGGAGGAAAAGCCAAAATGCGCACCTGTATCTG ACACTTTGCTAAAGCTTATGGATTATGGAGACGAAGATGAAGATGACGACGATGATATTGATCTCACAGACAGCATACCTAAGGGCAATCCAACTCCTTGTTCAGAGCAGAAACCATCTTGGGCGGTTTAG